One segment of Metallosphaera cuprina Ar-4 DNA contains the following:
- a CDS encoding DUF1404 domain-containing protein: protein MISYNGARGNRKFLAVPVVLLVLFINPFVENLQSVNPVIFMLDHYAMFFAGSIIGYKMFKGSILALTLGSFVAVFWHIPLTFALAASDLPIRLICEVTLFLGGILAGSYIPRMSLAVKVTSLALYMLGDTFLSILFIIGSPEYSNVDFPYLKWGPSSLPLVGVTMFVVMNLVLVYVIVRVMRNISIL from the coding sequence ATGATATCATACAATGGAGCTCGAGGAAATCGCAAGTTTCTCGCTGTTCCCGTTGTTCTCCTTGTTCTTTTCATTAACCCGTTTGTGGAGAACCTTCAATCTGTAAATCCGGTCATTTTCATGCTTGATCATTACGCTATGTTCTTTGCCGGATCAATAATAGGTTACAAGATGTTTAAGGGCTCTATCTTGGCGTTAACTTTAGGTAGTTTCGTTGCGGTCTTCTGGCATATCCCTCTTACGTTTGCGTTAGCTGCCTCAGATCTCCCCATCAGATTGATATGTGAGGTAACTCTCTTCCTAGGAGGAATATTAGCTGGCTCATATATACCAAGGATGAGCCTAGCCGTGAAAGTAACTTCCCTTGCCCTCTACATGTTAGGTGATACATTTCTAAGCATATTGTTCATAATAGGATCTCCTGAATACTCTAACGTCGACTTCCCTTACCTTAAGTGGGGACCTTCAAGTCTTCCCCTTGTAGGTGTGACGATGTTCGTGGTCATGAACTTAGTTCTCGTCTACGTCATAGTTAGAGTTATGCGAAATATATCTATTTTATGA
- the soxB gene encoding proton pump complex quinol oxidase subunit SoxB codes for MRGPRTTLGISLLYTAGGLAWLAAMGIAALWFRTILLSPHVNQAAGYAIAPLYYFLVTFHGQAAMMMIVEDITLSVFAFSLYKSNMSLSKYKLLTLAFFMINIPMIITFIGGPTTGWYMYPPLSLQLGSWIFFGSFPASTATKLIGLAYFMMFINALGTVIASITMFTDGYKSRPREGKIPIFAAYGMAFGGALIFITEIALAVAELWYVLYFWASVPVNPLTWVVLFWFWGHPVVYYAPFAIFGGLYYYIPKFSGRPLYSDKWARYNIILLFTFSMLVWVHHLQTWPLPVVLRVFITPSTLILASGSGLTVLNLGLTIATGKSYNWKDPSGLIALIALIGFILAGLQALILPINPLDVIVHNTYYIVGHFHLMIWTIIVVGYLAIVLDMLKSKMGGATLTSLGSGMISGGVIMWTIGAFLLGYTMSVAGYEGLIRRWVAYPVRFLSYMDWMTMFAMIMGASFVMYAIPVIFSLLGVKTSAFWEVSGTTGIASGPTPGLMSSDDSPSSIKATDSSKDHKNLRAD; via the coding sequence GTGAGGGGTCCTAGAACCACATTAGGCATATCTTTGTTATATACTGCAGGAGGGCTAGCTTGGCTAGCCGCTATGGGTATAGCTGCGCTCTGGTTTAGAACGATACTATTGAGTCCTCACGTCAATCAGGCTGCTGGATATGCGATAGCCCCTCTTTATTATTTCCTAGTAACGTTTCACGGACAAGCAGCGATGATGATGATAGTTGAGGATATAACCCTGTCCGTATTTGCGTTCTCGCTGTATAAAAGTAACATGTCATTGAGCAAGTATAAGTTGCTCACCCTAGCTTTCTTTATGATAAACATACCGATGATAATAACGTTCATAGGAGGTCCAACCACTGGTTGGTATATGTACCCACCACTGTCTCTACAACTAGGCAGTTGGATATTTTTCGGTTCGTTCCCTGCATCAACAGCAACTAAACTGATTGGGTTAGCCTATTTCATGATGTTTATTAACGCATTGGGAACTGTCATAGCGTCAATAACTATGTTTACAGATGGATATAAGTCTAGACCTAGGGAAGGCAAGATCCCAATCTTCGCAGCTTACGGTATGGCCTTCGGTGGAGCCCTAATCTTCATCACCGAGATCGCATTAGCGGTAGCAGAATTGTGGTATGTTCTGTACTTCTGGGCCTCTGTTCCTGTAAATCCCTTGACCTGGGTAGTCCTGTTCTGGTTCTGGGGTCATCCAGTAGTCTATTATGCGCCATTTGCTATTTTCGGCGGTCTATATTATTACATACCAAAGTTCTCTGGCAGACCACTCTACAGCGATAAGTGGGCTAGATACAACATAATTCTCCTTTTCACGTTCAGCATGTTAGTGTGGGTGCACCATTTGCAGACCTGGCCTCTTCCCGTAGTTTTAAGGGTCTTCATAACTCCCTCAACCCTGATTTTAGCTTCAGGCTCCGGTCTCACCGTACTTAATTTAGGACTAACCATAGCGACAGGCAAATCGTATAACTGGAAAGACCCGAGTGGTCTTATAGCTTTAATAGCTTTAATAGGTTTCATTTTGGCAGGACTGCAAGCGTTAATTCTACCAATAAATCCGCTTGACGTTATAGTTCACAACACGTATTATATAGTTGGTCACTTTCATCTTATGATATGGACTATAATAGTTGTGGGATACTTAGCGATAGTGCTTGACATGCTTAAATCAAAAATGGGAGGAGCGACTTTAACAAGTCTTGGATCTGGTATGATATCTGGCGGTGTGATAATGTGGACTATAGGAGCCTTCCTTCTAGGTTATACCATGAGCGTGGCAGGTTATGAGGGATTGATAAGGAGATGGGTAGCGTATCCAGTAAGGTTCCTGTCCTACATGGACTGGATGACAATGTTCGCTATGATAATGGGCGCCAGTTTCGTGATGTATGCCATTCCAGTAATTTTCTCATTGTTAGGAGTTAAAACTTCCGCTTTCTGGGAGGTTTCAGGGACGACAGGAATAGCCTCAGGTCCAACTCCCGGTTTGATGTCAAGTGATGATTCCCCTTCCTCAATTAAGGCAACCGATAGCTCTAAAGATCATAAAAATCTAAGAGCCGATTAA
- a CDS encoding ankyrin repeat domain-containing protein: MDKSICSKIFQEIDRGKLDKFKLLDKINLHKCFRNGRNPLHEACFQGEYSIVKTLLDMGFDPNERDEEGNLPIHLAFCNGNYEVVKLLIERGADPNMRDINGFTLLHKAYYLGLESLIDFIVRNGGKMDVLDSFGRRPYEYKRS; this comes from the coding sequence ATGGATAAATCAATATGTTCCAAAATATTTCAGGAAATAGATCGAGGAAAATTGGACAAGTTTAAACTGCTTGATAAAATAAATCTCCATAAGTGTTTTAGAAACGGGAGAAATCCATTGCATGAAGCTTGTTTTCAAGGTGAGTACTCTATTGTAAAGACTTTATTGGATATGGGATTCGATCCAAATGAACGTGACGAGGAGGGAAACTTACCCATTCATTTAGCCTTTTGTAATGGGAATTACGAAGTGGTAAAGTTGCTCATAGAGAGAGGTGCTGATCCAAACATGAGGGACATTAACGGTTTCACTCTCCTCCACAAGGCGTACTATCTGGGACTCGAATCTCTAATAGACTTTATCGTGAGAAACGGTGGTAAGATGGATGTTCTAGACTCGTTCGGGAGGA
- a CDS encoding molybdopterin dinucleotide binding domain-containing protein, translated as MSSNSSPVSNKRIPLPPPDAEIYHATCRFCNVGCGYDIFVFPVYKEGGPAKGQNAIVYNLNDKVFNRDLTNFQADYTSPVIPLGANYGTPWIGEGMVTKTVKYNTTTGAWEPVYILEVPSSECPVNEGTYSTRGGRNAQRNWSPFSDVASGFSIYKSRIQTPLLRWNNSFQPVSWSYAIEVAAGISKYYMDNETFNYPDPVGPGAVQVMAIRSDHGGGQGGGVFSNLAPGLFLHMGLATPFVRFHYQVAFSLTEDALMEATNGNGTDTASMLDISIADTLVLWGINEYSTSTVNFIQHIFDNISGATASRKAQWFDPGEPTPPGNIIVVEARPNETVRAAAAKLGITVEQAQAGITNQTGNNGGGYMLYVQVNPGTDAELINAVAAYIYYTYPDVVNHFINLYTSAKSNGFSFNSQTYQYYIDYLTSKSLSEWLSEAESITGVPQNIIQQMGDLIAKPKTANGNTYYKRTLIEFEKGIIWSGNYTPIYALANLAIISGALSGRPGCGTSTGFGHQRGAAFPLPPPPPWSSNLSQGRQLWIQMSSYVPQQLQANGQEVNAANIVNFVKNFYNQYTSTLVPQIYQFNPVIDYLIYSGYGKVLWVFTAVPYKQTMSGSKLGLTIDNRARLLQECVENSVGAGVPTSSMTTPSSSYNVSAVSQTVPSVPSPQDYVNAVTGCLGSTNGALFVLGHDIILNQNRLFENAAHLLLPATSNHGETYEIRWNGHDRRLRLDDVYHSPLGMSMPDIWTYAMIAYVIYQKYQQEGKGSSPQAMRLYNAFNTIWQSLSKHMIQNSQPLSVAPSYSENYYDYDWFSIYNDLWSYYVANGPVNFPSSVWPYGYFVPHAFPPGWSQIDLNDLKMARTVGVQLPILGKTTNSDGSFTLWGLVNYAEPAISGKFRVEAVTINPNQSITVGNTSIPLITREVKYISINDVQSMFGYSWDTLLAHVINGFTPFPMPYVGIFGYATQLKSKYKYWANNGRWNIIFQSGWTDYQIPEIVQRVPMPIIEISATDAQNEGISNGDIIQVYNDFGSLDGIAWISNTVTPGQLFIAMAFEVKPGANQVTTPTVDPVTDNQMVKWSWVNIKKIGTLPPEMKEQITLAPVQFNVNSG; from the coding sequence ATGTCTAGTAACTCTAGTCCAGTTTCTAATAAGAGGATTCCCTTACCACCCCCAGACGCGGAGATATACCACGCTACTTGTAGGTTCTGTAACGTAGGTTGTGGATACGACATATTCGTATTCCCGGTCTACAAGGAAGGCGGTCCAGCAAAAGGTCAGAACGCTATCGTATATAACTTAAATGATAAAGTGTTCAACAGGGACCTAACGAACTTCCAGGCCGATTACACGTCACCAGTAATCCCTCTAGGGGCTAATTACGGGACTCCATGGATTGGAGAGGGAATGGTAACAAAGACCGTTAAGTATAACACTACTACAGGAGCTTGGGAACCAGTTTACATATTAGAGGTCCCTAGTTCTGAATGTCCAGTGAACGAAGGGACTTACTCAACTAGAGGAGGAAGGAACGCGCAAAGGAACTGGAGTCCGTTCTCCGACGTCGCTTCAGGATTCTCTATTTACAAATCGAGGATTCAAACTCCTCTCTTGAGATGGAACAACAGCTTTCAGCCGGTGAGTTGGAGCTATGCCATAGAGGTCGCGGCTGGCATTTCCAAATATTATATGGACAATGAGACATTCAACTATCCTGATCCTGTGGGGCCAGGAGCTGTTCAGGTTATGGCAATAAGATCAGATCACGGAGGAGGTCAAGGAGGAGGTGTGTTCAGCAATCTGGCTCCTGGTTTATTCCTTCACATGGGTTTAGCCACTCCTTTTGTTAGGTTCCACTATCAAGTGGCGTTCTCGCTGACCGAAGATGCCCTAATGGAGGCAACTAATGGAAACGGCACAGACACCGCAAGTATGCTAGATATAAGTATAGCAGACACGTTAGTGCTATGGGGAATAAACGAATACTCGACTTCTACGGTCAACTTCATCCAACACATTTTTGATAACATCTCTGGCGCTACGGCCAGTAGAAAGGCACAATGGTTTGACCCAGGAGAGCCAACTCCACCTGGAAACATCATCGTCGTAGAAGCTAGGCCTAACGAGACGGTAAGAGCGGCTGCAGCAAAGCTTGGCATAACGGTAGAGCAGGCTCAAGCCGGAATTACTAATCAAACAGGTAACAATGGAGGAGGTTACATGCTGTACGTCCAGGTCAACCCTGGAACCGACGCTGAGCTAATTAACGCTGTGGCAGCTTACATTTATTACACTTACCCTGACGTTGTTAATCATTTCATTAACTTATATACCTCAGCTAAATCAAACGGTTTCTCCTTCAATTCTCAAACTTATCAATATTACATTGACTACCTTACCTCTAAGTCACTTAGCGAGTGGTTGTCCGAAGCCGAGAGCATAACTGGAGTTCCACAGAACATAATCCAGCAGATGGGAGACCTGATAGCGAAGCCAAAAACGGCTAATGGAAACACGTACTACAAGAGGACCCTTATAGAATTTGAGAAAGGGATTATATGGTCAGGAAACTACACCCCTATATACGCTTTAGCTAACCTGGCTATAATTTCAGGAGCCCTATCTGGTAGGCCCGGATGTGGTACAAGCACGGGCTTCGGTCATCAGAGAGGTGCAGCCTTTCCGCTTCCTCCACCACCTCCGTGGTCCTCAAATCTGAGTCAGGGAAGACAACTATGGATACAGATGAGCTCTTACGTTCCTCAGCAACTTCAGGCTAACGGTCAGGAGGTGAACGCAGCCAATATAGTTAACTTCGTAAAGAACTTCTACAACCAATACACTAGTACACTAGTTCCACAGATATATCAGTTCAACCCCGTGATAGATTATCTGATCTATAGCGGATATGGTAAGGTACTATGGGTGTTCACCGCCGTACCTTATAAGCAAACAATGAGCGGTAGTAAGCTTGGTTTGACTATAGACAATAGAGCTAGGCTTCTACAAGAGTGCGTGGAGAACAGTGTGGGAGCAGGGGTACCTACTAGCTCTATGACCACTCCCTCATCCTCTTACAACGTTTCAGCTGTGAGTCAGACAGTACCTAGTGTACCGTCCCCACAGGACTACGTTAATGCCGTTACAGGATGTTTAGGATCTACGAACGGTGCTCTATTCGTGCTGGGACACGATATTATCTTGAATCAGAACAGACTGTTCGAGAACGCCGCACACCTACTCTTGCCTGCCACTTCTAACCATGGTGAAACTTACGAAATAAGGTGGAACGGACACGATAGGAGATTAAGGCTGGATGACGTCTATCACTCTCCTTTAGGTATGTCTATGCCGGATATTTGGACCTACGCAATGATTGCCTATGTTATCTATCAGAAGTACCAACAAGAAGGAAAGGGTAGCTCTCCACAAGCTATGAGGTTGTATAACGCTTTCAATACTATATGGCAAAGCCTATCCAAACACATGATTCAGAACTCTCAGCCCCTATCCGTCGCTCCATCATACTCGGAGAACTATTACGATTACGATTGGTTTAGTATTTACAACGATCTGTGGAGTTACTACGTCGCGAACGGACCGGTCAACTTCCCATCTTCCGTTTGGCCATATGGGTACTTCGTCCCTCATGCGTTCCCACCAGGATGGTCACAGATTGATCTAAACGATCTTAAGATGGCTAGAACAGTAGGCGTACAACTCCCAATCCTAGGTAAAACTACAAACTCAGACGGAAGTTTCACATTATGGGGATTAGTTAACTACGCTGAGCCTGCCATAAGCGGAAAATTCAGAGTAGAGGCGGTCACAATTAATCCTAACCAATCCATTACCGTAGGTAACACTAGTATCCCACTTATAACAAGAGAGGTGAAATACATATCCATAAACGACGTACAGAGCATGTTTGGCTACTCCTGGGACACTTTGCTAGCTCATGTGATAAACGGATTCACACCGTTCCCCATGCCTTACGTAGGCATATTTGGATACGCTACTCAATTAAAGAGTAAGTATAAGTACTGGGCTAACAACGGAAGGTGGAACATAATATTCCAGTCCGGTTGGACTGATTATCAGATACCTGAAATAGTTCAGAGGGTGCCTATGCCCATCATAGAGATCAGCGCCACAGATGCACAAAATGAGGGCATAAGCAACGGTGATATAATTCAAGTGTATAACGACTTCGGATCACTGGACGGTATAGCATGGATTTCTAACACAGTTACTCCAGGTCAGCTTTTCATAGCTATGGCGTTCGAGGTGAAGCCTGGAGCAAATCAAGTAACTACACCAACGGTTGATCCGGTAACTGATAATCAGATGGTTAAGTGGAGTTGGGTTAACATAAAGAAGATAGGCACCCTGCCGCCCGAGATGAAGGAACAAATCACTCTCGCCCCAGTACAATTTAATGTAAATTCAGGATAA